In Electrophorus electricus isolate fEleEle1 chromosome 1, fEleEle1.pri, whole genome shotgun sequence, a single window of DNA contains:
- the LOC113578856 gene encoding acylphosphatase-2 isoform X1, which yields MCGRGLHVFGFLVLLLGLTILAVMSSGAKLASVDFEVFGNVQGVCFRMYTEDQGKMLGVNGWVKNTRQGTVIGQVQGPRDKVEEMKHWLRYVGSPSSRIDRAEFTNQRDISKLEIRGFGTRY from the exons ATGTGCGGCCGCGGACTGCACGTCTTTGGGTTTCTGGTTTTACTCCTAGGCCTGACGATACTGGCTGTCATGTCATCCGGCGCAAAACTGGCATCCGTAGATTTCGAAGTATTCGGAAATGTTCAGG gtgTCTGCTTCAGAATG TACACGGAGGATCAGGGGAAGATGCTGGGGGTTAATGGCTGGGTGAAGAACACCAGACAGGGCACCGTGATTGGCCAAGTGCAGGGGCCTCGGGATAAGGTCGAGGAGAT GAAGCACTGGCTGAGATATGTAGGCAGTCCCAGCTCCCGAATTGACAGGGCTGAGTTCACTAACCAGAGAGACATTTCCAAACTGGAAATCCGTGGATTCGGTACTCGTTACTGA
- the LOC113578856 gene encoding acylphosphatase-2 isoform X2, whose product MFRYTEDQGKMLGVNGWVKNTRQGTVIGQVQGPRDKVEEMKHWLRYVGSPSSRIDRAEFTNQRDISKLEIRGFGTRY is encoded by the exons ATGTTCAGG TACACGGAGGATCAGGGGAAGATGCTGGGGGTTAATGGCTGGGTGAAGAACACCAGACAGGGCACCGTGATTGGCCAAGTGCAGGGGCCTCGGGATAAGGTCGAGGAGAT GAAGCACTGGCTGAGATATGTAGGCAGTCCCAGCTCCCGAATTGACAGGGCTGAGTTCACTAACCAGAGAGACATTTCCAAACTGGAAATCCGTGGATTCGGTACTCGTTACTGA